Proteins encoded within one genomic window of Candidatus Brevundimonas colombiensis:
- the recA gene encoding recombinase RecA, producing the protein MASQAALKLVGKDDGDKQRALEAAIAQIDRAFGKGSVMKLGKAGVVAEIDSVSTGSLGLDMALGIGGLPVGRVIEVFGPESSGKTTLALHTVAEVQKKGGVAAFVDAEHALDPVYAQKLGVNLDDLLVSQPDTGEQALEIVDTLVRSGAVDIVVIDSVAALTPRAEIEGEMGDSLPGLQARLMSQALRKLTASISKSKCIVLFINQIRHKIGVMYGSPETTTGGNALKFYASVRLDIRRTGAIKNRDEVVGNTTRVKVVKNKVAPPFREVIFDIMYGEGISKLGEIIDLGVKAGIIEKSGSWFSYDSTRIGQGRENVREFLKQNPDIAASIEKAVRASTNKIADELLGTPEPDEGQDLEG; encoded by the coding sequence ATGGCTTCACAGGCGGCATTGAAACTGGTGGGCAAGGACGACGGCGACAAGCAACGCGCCCTGGAGGCGGCGATCGCGCAGATCGATCGCGCCTTCGGCAAGGGTTCGGTGATGAAGCTCGGCAAGGCGGGCGTGGTGGCCGAGATCGACAGCGTCTCGACCGGCTCGTTGGGCCTGGACATGGCGTTGGGCATCGGCGGCCTGCCGGTCGGGCGGGTGATCGAGGTGTTCGGTCCGGAATCGTCCGGCAAGACCACCCTGGCCCTGCACACGGTCGCCGAGGTGCAGAAGAAGGGCGGGGTCGCCGCCTTCGTCGACGCCGAACATGCGCTGGACCCGGTTTACGCCCAGAAGCTGGGCGTGAACCTGGACGATTTGCTGGTGTCGCAACCCGACACGGGCGAGCAGGCGCTGGAGATCGTCGACACCCTGGTCCGTTCGGGCGCCGTGGACATCGTGGTGATCGACTCGGTCGCCGCGCTGACGCCGCGCGCCGAGATCGAGGGCGAAATGGGCGACAGCCTGCCGGGTCTTCAGGCGCGCCTGATGAGCCAGGCGCTGCGCAAGCTGACCGCCTCCATCTCCAAGTCCAAATGCATCGTCCTGTTCATCAACCAGATCCGTCACAAGATCGGCGTCATGTACGGCTCGCCCGAGACGACCACGGGCGGCAATGCGCTGAAGTTCTACGCCTCGGTGCGTCTGGACATCCGCCGCACCGGCGCGATCAAGAACCGCGACGAGGTGGTGGGCAACACCACCCGGGTCAAGGTGGTCAAGAACAAGGTCGCCCCGCCGTTCCGCGAGGTCATTTTCGACATCATGTATGGCGAGGGCATCTCCAAACTGGGCGAGATCATCGACTTGGGCGTCAAGGCCGGCATCATCGAGAAGTCAGGCAGCTGGTTCAGCTATGACTCCACCCGCATCGGCCAGGGCCGCGAGAATGTGCGCGAGTTCCTGAAACAGAATCCCGACATCGCCGCCTCCATCGAAAAGGCCGTGCGCGCCTCGACCAACAAGATCGCCGACGAACTGCTGGGCACGCCCGAGCCGGACGAAGGCCAGGATCTGGAAGGCTGA